GGCGTCAACGCCGCGTCCACGCTGGCCTCGCTGCTGCCGGTGGGGCTGTATCTGCTGTCCCGCCCCGGCGGGCCGCGCAAGCGCGCCCTGCTGGCCTGGTGGATCCCGGGCGTGGTCCTGGCGACCGCCTGGTGGATCGTTCCGCTGCTGCTGCTGGGCACCTTCGGCGAGAACTTCATGCCGTACGTGGAGTCCTCGTACACCACCACGACGACCATGTCGGCGACCGAGGTGCTGCGCGGCGGCGGGAACTGGGTCGGCTATCTGAACTTCGGCGAGGCCTGGCTGCCCGCCGGCTGGACCGTCGCCACCGCGACCGTCACCATCCTGGGCTCGTCGCTCGCCGCCGCCCTGGGTCTGGCGGGCCTGGCGCGCCGTGATCTGCCCGAGCGCCGCTGGCTGGTGCTGACCGTGCTGAGCGTCGCGCTCATCACGCTCGCCGGCTACGGCGGTGCGCTGGGCGGGCTGTTCCACGGGACCGTGCAGGACTGGCTGGACGGCTGGCTGGTGCCGTTCCGCAACATCTACAAGTTCCAGACGGGTCTGGCGCTGGCCCTCGCCCTGGGCCTCGCGCACCTCACCGCGGTGGCCTCCGTCGCCGCGGTGGCGCGTGGCGGCGGCAACCCGGTGCGCGCCCGCCGGCTCGTGCCGGTGATCGCCGCGGCGCTCGTGCTGCCGGGTCTCGCCTGGCCGTACGTCAACGGCTCGATCCTGCAGACCGGTTCGTTCCAGCAGCTGCCCACGTACTGGGAGACGACCGCGAGCTGGCTGAAGAAGAACGCGGCCGACGACCGCGCCCTGGTGGTCCCCGCGACCGCGCACGGCATCTACACCTGGGGCTCCCCGATCGACCAGCCGCTCGACGTGCTGGCGAACTCGCCCTGGGCGCAGCGGGACTACGTGCCGTTCGGCACGCCGGGCAACCGGCGGGCGATGGACGCCGTCGAGCAGGCGCTGACCACCGGCGGCGAGGTCCCGGGACTGAGCGAGTACCTCAACCGGGCGGGACTGCACCATGTGGTGGTCCGCAACGACCTGGATCCCGACCAGTTGGGGTACGTCCCCACGACCACGGTGAAGCGCACCCTGGAGGCGTCCGGGTACAAGCGCGTCACCGGCTTCGGTCCGGTGATGACCGGCGGCCGGATCGCGGCGGACACCCCCGTGCAGGTCGAGGGCCTCTATCCGCGGCAGCGGGCCGTGGAGATCTACGAGCCGCCCGCCGCGACGGAGCGTCCGGGGCGGGCGACCACGTCCCCGGTGGCCTCGACGGCCGTCGTGAGCGGCGGGCCCGAGTCCCTGCTGCCGCTGTCGGCGAGCGGCGTGCTGAACGGCCGGCCGACCGTCCTGGCCGGTGACGCGCACCCGGGTCTGGGACGGCCGTCGCTGTACGCGGCGGGCGACGGGCTGCGGCGTGCCGACACCCGGTTCGGGCTGGTCAACTCCAACACCTCGTACACCTACACCGCCGACGAGCGCAACGCGGTGGAGGCCGCGCAGGATCCGGACCGGAGCCCCCGGCAGATCCTGCCGTCGTCCGGCGCGGAGCACCAGACGACGGCCGTGCTGCGCGGCGCCAGGAAGGTCAGCGCCTCGTCGGTGGGCAACTGGCTGTTCCACCTGCCGCAGTACGACCCGGTCAACGCCTTCGACGGCAACCCGGACACCGGCTGGGCGGAGGGGTCCCCGGGCTCTCCCGAGGACGAGTGGGTGCGGATCGACTTCACCACTCCGACGGAGCTTCCGGGCTCGCTCCAGGTGACGCCGCTGCCCAGCGCGAACGTGCGGGCCGCACCGACCGTCGTCCGGGTCGAGACCGAGCGGGGCCACAAGGACAGCCCGCTGAAGCCGGACGGATCGGCGCAGACGGTGGCCGCGCCCGCGGGGCAGGCCTCCTGGCTGAAGGTGACGATCCTGGAGTCCCAGCAGGGACGTCCCGGGCTCACCGGTGCCGGTTTCACGGACATCGCGATCCCCGGGGTGCAGGTGACCCGGATGCTGGAGCTGCCCTCCGACGCGCCCCGTGAGGGCGCGGACTCCACGGTCTACTCGCTGCGGCGGGGCAGCGACCCGGGCGGTCTGTCGTCGGTGGCGGCCGAGGTCGGCCTGCACCGGCAGTTCACCGCCCAGGAGGCGGGCCCGTACCAGGTGTCCGCGAGTGCGGTGCCGGTGCCCGGCGAGGAGCTGGACAAGCTGCTGTTCGAGCTGACGGGCGAACGGGACAGGATCGAGGTGAGCGCCGACTCCACCGCACGGCTGGGCACCAACCTCAGTGCGCGCAACCTGACCGACGGTGATCTGACCACGGCGTGGATCGCGGGCGAACGCCCCACGCTGCGTCTGTCCTGGCCGGAGAAGAAGGAGGTCGGGGAGATCGTCTTCGCGGCGGCCGGCGGTCTGTCCACCCGCCCCGAGCAGGTGCAGATCAGCTCCCCCGACGGCACGGCGGTGGCCTCCGTGGACGAGAACGGCATGGCCCGCTTCTCGCCCATCAGGACCGACCGGATGGACATCACCATCTCGCGTCAGGCTCCGCTGACCGTCCACAACCCGGTCGCCGACGACCAGTTGCAGTTGCCGGTGGGGCTGAGCGAGGTCTACATCCCGGCCCTGGAGGAGTACCGCTCGCCGCAGCCGAAGCCGGACAAGAAGTTCAGCCTGGCCTGCGGAAAGGGTCCGGTCCTGTCCGTCGGCGGTACGTTCCTGGAGACCCGCGCCGAGGGTCTGGTGCGGGACCTGACGCAGCGCCGCCCCATCGAGGTCACGCCGTGCACCGAGGGCGGCACGGTGGAGCTGGCCGCCTCGTCCACCACGGTCGAGGCGGGTGACGCGGGGCCGCTCGCCATCACGGACGTCTCGCTGAGCAACGGGACCTCCGAGGCCTCGGCGGGCACGCCGCGGCCGGTGGACGTCGAGCGGGGCGACGGCGACCGGCGCACGATCGCCGTCGGCGCGGGCGAGGCCTCCTACCTCCAGATCCACGAGAACCACAACACGGGCTGGAAGGCCACCCTGGACGGCAAGGAGCTGACGCCGCTGCGGATCGACGGCTGGCAGCAGGCCTGGCTGATCCCGGAGGGCGAGGGCGGCAAGGTCACCCTGGAGTACGAGCCGGCCCGGATCTACCAGGTGGGTCTGATCGGCGCGGGTGTCCTGCTCCTGGCGCTCGTGGGGCTCGCGTTCGTGCGCCGGCGGGGAGCCGAGCCGTACGCGGCCGAGGAGCAGCCCGTCGTGCCGGGTCCGGGTCTGGTCCTGGGCACCGTGGCGCTCACCCTGGTGGGGGTGGTGATCGCGGGGCCGCTCGCCCTGGCGGTGCCGGTCCTCGCCGTACTCGCCCACTTCCGGCCGAGGCTGCTCGCGCCGGTCGCGTTCGCGGCGATGGCCGCCGCGGGTGTCGTCGCGGCGGTGGGCACCGGGGAGACCACGGCGGCGGGCGAGGGCGCGTTCGGTGCGACGGCCCAGTTCCTCGCTCTGGTCGGCCTGTTCGCCGCACTGGTCACGGCCGGGCGCGAGCCGCTCGGCAGGCGGGCCGCCGGGGGCCGGGGCACGGCCGCCGCGGACGGCGAGGCGCCCACGGTTCCGGCGCAGGCCACCGCCACTGCGGGCCGGACGGTGTCCACCGACCCGAAGCGTCCGCAGGGAACTCCGCCTCCCGCGCCCGGAATCGGGTACGGGTCGGCCTCGGGCTCGGGCTCGGGCTCGGGCTCGGGCTCGGGCTCGGGCTCGGGCTCGGGCTCGGGCTCGGGCTCGGGCTCGGGCTCGGGCTCGGGCTCGGGCTCGGGCTCGGGCTCGGGCTCGGACGAAGGTGACGGCGGTGACGGCCCGACGCAGCAGCCCGGCGGTCAGCAGCCGCCGCCGTCCCGTCCCGGAGGGAGCACCTGATGGCGACCACGCAGCACCCCCGGGCGCGGGGCGGTACGCCCCGGCCCGGGGCCCCGGGCCGGGTGCCGTTCCCGGTGGTCGACGAGGTGGCCCGGCACTGTGCGCAGGACGCCGAGCCGAACACCGTGCACATCGAGATCCATCTGCCCGGCCGGGTGGACGAGGCGCGGCTGCGCGCCGCGTTCGCCGAGGCGCTGGCCCGGCACCCTCGGGCCCTGATGCGGGAGCGCCCCCGGTCACCGTTCGCCCGGCGCTACGAGTGGGAGCTGACCGGGAGTGCCGACGCGGATCCGGTCTCCTTCCCGGCGTCCGCGCCCGGGGTCCTCGACCGGGCCCGGGCGCGGTCGCTGGACGAGGCTCCGCCGCTGACGGCTTCGCCGCCGCTGCGGCTCGCCGTGGTCGAGGAGCCGGGTACCGAGGGGTGCGTGCTGCTCTTCACCGTGCACCACACGGCGCTCGACGGCCCGGCCTGCATGCGGCTGGCGGCGACGGCCGCCGAGGTCTACGGCGCGCACCGCGTCCCGGCGGCCCCCGCACCCGCGCGGCCGGCGTCCGAGCCGCTCGTCGGGGAGTCCCCGGCGGCGCCCCTGGCCCGGCCCGCCCGGATCGCGGCGGGCTCGCCCGGGCCCGCGCCGGTACCGGGCAACGCGATGCTGCTGGTCGAACTGCCGGTCCCGAAGCGGGAGTCCGGCGCGCCGTACACGGTGAACGACCAGCTGATGGTGGCCACCGCGCTCACGGTGGCCGAGTGGAACCGGACGCAGGGCGCTCCGGGGGCCGACCGTCGGCCGCTGCGGATCACCATGCCGGTCGACGACCGCACCCGGGGCCCCGAGATGCCGATCGGGAACGGCACCCGGCTGGTGGAGGTCGGTTTCGCCGGGTCCGAGCTGGCGCCCGGGGCGGACATCCCGGCCCTGCTCCGGGCGACCGCGGAGCGGACCCGGGCGCTCAAGGCGCGCCCCCGGCCCCCGTTGGGCCGTTCCGCCTCCCTGCTGACCGCGCCGCTGCTGCCGGTGGCCGCCCGCGCCGCCCTCACCCGGGGGCTGCGGGTGCTGGCGGGGCCGTGGACCTCGACGACGCTGCTGAGCAACATCGGCCGGGTGCCGTATCCGCTGGACTTCGGGGAGGCGGGCCGGGCGACGGCCGTGTGGTTCTCCGCGCCCGCCCGGATGCCCCGGGGGCTGACGTTCACCACGGCGTCCACGGGCGGCCGGCTGCATCTGGCGCTGCGCTGGTCGCGCACCCTACTGGGCGACGAGGACGGCGTACGCCTGCGCGAGCTGTTCACCCGTCACCTGGCCTCGACGTCCTCGGAGACCGTATGACCGGCACCACCTCTCCCCCGCCCGGGCTGCGGGACTTCTACGAGAACCCGGCCGTTCCCGTCGCCTCGGGCGACGGGCGCACCCTGCGGCAGGCCCGGCTGCTGGCCGACGCGCTGGGCGCGCCGGGGCAGGTGATCCTCGACATCGGGTGCGGCGACGGCACGGCGGCGGCCACGGCGGCCCCGGTCCTCGCCGGTCACCGGCTGATCGGCGTCGACTGGTCGCAGGACGCGCTGCGCCGGGCCCGGCCCCGGATGGGGCTCGTGGTGCGGGGCGAGCTGGAGCACGGCGGGCTGCCGCTGGCCGACGGGTGCGCGGACGCGGTGCTGTTCAGCGAGATCCTGGAGCATCTGGTCGACCCCGACCAGGCGCTGGACGAGCTGCGGCGGGTCCTGCGGCCCGGCGGCCATCTGATGCTGTCCACCCCGAACCTGGCGGCCTGGTACAACCGGGCGCTGCTGCTCGCCGGGGTGCAGCCGGTGTTCTCGGAGGTCAGTCTGCGCGGCATCCACGGCCGCCCCGGCTCCGAGGTGGTCGGGCATCTGCGGCTCTACACGGCCCGTGCGCTGCGCTCGTTCCTGGCGGCGTCCGGCTTCGACGACGTGAGGATCACGGGCGCCCCCTTCCACGGGGTGCCGCGTCCGCTGCGGCTGCTGGACCGGGCGGCGTGCTCGGTGCCCGGGGCGGCCTCCATCCTGCTGGCCCACGCGCGGCGGAGGTAGCTCGATGTGGTGGGGCGTCGGCGCGGCGCTGGTCGCCAACGCGCTGTACAGCGTGGGGTTCGTGGTGGAGAAGCGGGCTCTCGGCTCGCTGCCCGCGCTCTCCGCCGGCCGGCCGCTGCGGGTGATCCGGGTACTGCTGACCAGTCCGCTGTGGATCGTCGGCGCGCTGGCGCTGGCGGCCGGGTTCGGGGCCCAGCTGATCGTGTACCGGGCGCTGCCGATCGCGGCGGCGCAGGGCATCTTCGTCTCCGGTCTGGTGCTGCTCCTGCTGTTGTCGTCGGCCGTGCTCGGCGAGGAGTCGACGGGCCGCGAACGCTATGCGCTGGGCGGGGTGCTGGTCGCCCTGCTGATGGTCGTGGCCTCGGTGCGCGAGGGCGAGGACGTGGTGAGCGGCGGGGCGCCGTGGGCCGTGGTGCTCCTGGTCTGCGTGCCCGCGCTGGGGGCGGGCGTCTGGCTGTACGTACGGGTCGAGAGCCGGGCGGCCAAA
The nucleotide sequence above comes from Streptomyces sp. NBC_01116. Encoded proteins:
- a CDS encoding alpha-(1->3)-arabinofuranosyltransferase family protein; the encoded protein is MTSAVHPPRSTAPEGAGPAPSGPADGPPTPRSRRWLLGFWAAVFAAFLAVSPGRMTFDTKLGVVVDPWRFLGDLGELWHSRAGFGGIADQYVGYAIPMLPYYGAADLLHVPVWLAERLWLSLIVATAFWGALRLAERLAVGSPATRLPAAVAYALWPTYTIVVGSTSAAALPGALLPWVLLPLTDPRLAPRIAAARSALLIPLMGGVNAASTLASLLPVGLYLLSRPGGPRKRALLAWWIPGVVLATAWWIVPLLLLGTFGENFMPYVESSYTTTTTMSATEVLRGGGNWVGYLNFGEAWLPAGWTVATATVTILGSSLAAALGLAGLARRDLPERRWLVLTVLSVALITLAGYGGALGGLFHGTVQDWLDGWLVPFRNIYKFQTGLALALALGLAHLTAVASVAAVARGGGNPVRARRLVPVIAAALVLPGLAWPYVNGSILQTGSFQQLPTYWETTASWLKKNAADDRALVVPATAHGIYTWGSPIDQPLDVLANSPWAQRDYVPFGTPGNRRAMDAVEQALTTGGEVPGLSEYLNRAGLHHVVVRNDLDPDQLGYVPTTTVKRTLEASGYKRVTGFGPVMTGGRIAADTPVQVEGLYPRQRAVEIYEPPAATERPGRATTSPVASTAVVSGGPESLLPLSASGVLNGRPTVLAGDAHPGLGRPSLYAAGDGLRRADTRFGLVNSNTSYTYTADERNAVEAAQDPDRSPRQILPSSGAEHQTTAVLRGARKVSASSVGNWLFHLPQYDPVNAFDGNPDTGWAEGSPGSPEDEWVRIDFTTPTELPGSLQVTPLPSANVRAAPTVVRVETERGHKDSPLKPDGSAQTVAAPAGQASWLKVTILESQQGRPGLTGAGFTDIAIPGVQVTRMLELPSDAPREGADSTVYSLRRGSDPGGLSSVAAEVGLHRQFTAQEAGPYQVSASAVPVPGEELDKLLFELTGERDRIEVSADSTARLGTNLSARNLTDGDLTTAWIAGERPTLRLSWPEKKEVGEIVFAAAGGLSTRPEQVQISSPDGTAVASVDENGMARFSPIRTDRMDITISRQAPLTVHNPVADDQLQLPVGLSEVYIPALEEYRSPQPKPDKKFSLACGKGPVLSVGGTFLETRAEGLVRDLTQRRPIEVTPCTEGGTVELAASSTTVEAGDAGPLAITDVSLSNGTSEASAGTPRPVDVERGDGDRRTIAVGAGEASYLQIHENHNTGWKATLDGKELTPLRIDGWQQAWLIPEGEGGKVTLEYEPARIYQVGLIGAGVLLLALVGLAFVRRRGAEPYAAEEQPVVPGPGLVLGTVALTLVGVVIAGPLALAVPVLAVLAHFRPRLLAPVAFAAMAAAGVVAAVGTGETTAAGEGAFGATAQFLALVGLFAALVTAGREPLGRRAAGGRGTAAADGEAPTVPAQATATAGRTVSTDPKRPQGTPPPAPGIGYGSASGSGSGSGSGSGSGSGSGSGSGSGSGSGSGSGSGSGSGSDEGDGGDGPTQQPGGQQPPPSRPGGST
- a CDS encoding condensation protein, producing the protein MATTQHPRARGGTPRPGAPGRVPFPVVDEVARHCAQDAEPNTVHIEIHLPGRVDEARLRAAFAEALARHPRALMRERPRSPFARRYEWELTGSADADPVSFPASAPGVLDRARARSLDEAPPLTASPPLRLAVVEEPGTEGCVLLFTVHHTALDGPACMRLAATAAEVYGAHRVPAAPAPARPASEPLVGESPAAPLARPARIAAGSPGPAPVPGNAMLLVELPVPKRESGAPYTVNDQLMVATALTVAEWNRTQGAPGADRRPLRITMPVDDRTRGPEMPIGNGTRLVEVGFAGSELAPGADIPALLRATAERTRALKARPRPPLGRSASLLTAPLLPVAARAALTRGLRVLAGPWTSTTLLSNIGRVPYPLDFGEAGRATAVWFSAPARMPRGLTFTTASTGGRLHLALRWSRTLLGDEDGVRLRELFTRHLASTSSETV
- a CDS encoding class I SAM-dependent methyltransferase: MTGTTSPPPGLRDFYENPAVPVASGDGRTLRQARLLADALGAPGQVILDIGCGDGTAAATAAPVLAGHRLIGVDWSQDALRRARPRMGLVVRGELEHGGLPLADGCADAVLFSEILEHLVDPDQALDELRRVLRPGGHLMLSTPNLAAWYNRALLLAGVQPVFSEVSLRGIHGRPGSEVVGHLRLYTARALRSFLAASGFDDVRITGAPFHGVPRPLRLLDRAACSVPGAASILLAHARRR